The sequence below is a genomic window from Pongo abelii isolate AG06213 chromosome 15, NHGRI_mPonAbe1-v2.0_pri, whole genome shotgun sequence.
tATACCTAGATGAGCCTCTTGGTGATCCTGGATCCCCTGGGATTCTCTTAGGATTTGATTTTCCAACTTGTGTGTTAGAATGCTGAGTATGagattcccttttctccctttttatatTCCCACCTCCCCAGGGTACTCCAGCTTTGGGTTTTCTTCTCACTTATCTCATGAATGCTTCCTAAATTTGCAGACATTTTCTTTTGTAGTTGAGCTctgaggatgaggaggaagaagaagcagaagatgGCCAGTCTGAGGCTTCAGGGAAGAAATCTGTGAAGGGAGTGTCTAAGAAATATGTTCCTCCACGCTTGGTTCCAGTACATTATGGTATGAACTTTGGCTGCTGCTTCCTCAGCATGAactgtttctcttcttttctctgttcttgGATAACCCTGCTTATTTTCATCATGTAGATGAAACAGAAGCTGAGCGGGAGAAGAAGCGTCTAGAACGAGCCAAGAGACGGGCATTGAGCAGCTCTGTCATTCGTGAACTTAAGGAGCAGTACTCAGATGCTCCAGAGGAAATCCGTGATGCTCGGCATCCCCATGTTACCCGCCAGAGTCAGGAGGACCAACACAGGTCTGAGCCCTTGCATTAGAAATTATTCCTACACTCTAGAGTCCTGTCCTCATGCTTTAGACTAATGTGACTAAGTTTGGTACCAAGAGAATTAATGTTATATAGAAAATGGAGTGAAAACTTTGGGATGATAGTTTCTAAGAATCAGGAGTTTGGAGTACAGGATAGGAACTAGGAAATTTTTTACCCCAACTGTTTAGTTCAAAGCAAAGGCAGTACATtgcaattcgacatgagatttgagggaaaaaaagcagTACAAAGAGGAATATATGCAGTTCCACATAGTACAACTTTAAAATTCTGTGTTTCACTGTCACAGCTCTCACTTTTGTGCAGAAGGCAATAAAGGTGGGTTTTTATAGTGACGTTGTGAGTGCTAGATAAGTTCAGGGAAGGAAAGTAGAAAAGCAGTGTAATTGAATACAGACTCATCAACTTTGCTCAGGTGCAGTCTTTGCAGTTGATAGATTTGCATGAAAGGACACATTTAGGGAAACCTGCTTATAgagctgaaataaaaaaattttggtataatattttgaataatattatGGATAGGCTATGGATTCATATCTAGCATGAGGGAAGTTCTAGCACAGAGCACATTTCATTGAGGAAGCTCAGTATTGAGCATTCAATATGTCCTTACTAAATACTACGTTGATCTGCTGTGAAACTTCTTGAGAACTCCCTGAACAAGAGATGAGTAAATACTTGGGCCCAGGTTCTGGGCTGGAGCTTTCCTTCTCCATGGTCTGAGCCTGCTGGAAACTGTCTTTCTCTGGCAGGATTAACTATGAGGAGAGCATGATGGTGCGTTTGAGCGTCAGTAAGCGAGAGAAAGGACGGCGAAAACGAGCAAATGTCATGAGCTCACAACTTCATTCCCTTACGCACTTCAGTGACATCAGTGCTTTGACAGGGGGAACTGCTCATCTTGATGAGGTGAGGTTGAGATATGGTTGTACTAGGATGTGACTTTCATGCTTTCAGCAAAATGTATGTGGGGCTTATTACCATGAGGAACTTGGGAAGGGATGCTGGCTCTCAGAACCACAGTGCCATTCCATCACTTCTCCATCTGTCTTCAGGATCAGAATCCTATTAAGAAGCGGAAGAAGATACCTCAGAAAGGTCGGAAGAAAAAAGGTCAGTGAACTGCTAGGACTTAGGTGATCAGGTGCAAGGTAGGGAGTACAAATTGAGACTCTTTGGATTTGCCATTCTGGGTCTCACTAAGCCCTGTAGTATCTCTTCCATACTGGGCAATAATCTCCTTAGGTgggcttttattttttgctttcctgAGCTGGAAATCAGCATCATTCACAAAGTGAATCTCTGGATTCTACCTCTAAGGTCCCACAGCTCCTGTTCAGGCTTCCCTAAATAGAACTGATAAAGTGTCACTTGAAGGAACCATTATCccatttcaattttattcctaCTTCTCGTCTTTTGTCCTGGGAAGATATTCAGAGTACTGCCTAGGAGACCCCACCCCTGTGAGCCCTTCCCTCTAGATGTCCTGTTTTCCTGTCCCTTTAGCTTTTCCAACTGTCCTTTGCCTCATTCTTGGTTTCCCTTCCTTTCAGGTTTTCGGAGGCGGCGGTGATTATGGGtgtacatatttgtatattttttgtcaCCCTGAAATACTTCTAATTTGAATGTATATAGGTGGTTTTCCCTGGAATTCATTAATTGTTTGCTTTGGACATGTGGAAAGAGCCTtactaataaaattgattttactTATGAATTAAAGCCCCTTTTTGCACATGTATTGTATGACTGGAGTTGTTGGGTTTGGGATATTTTTGGTGAGTGgttggtgaaaagggaaattttttttggaagtgcaaaacatttgtattgttttctttgataatatatttttcccaaaaactaaaaattggttATGTCACAAAAAATATTGAGAGACGAGGGTGGTATAATCAACTCTTTCAACCCATATTGCCTCAACTTCCTGTATGATTTGTTATAATACAATACATACAGATTGAGATATTAATACATGAATTTTAGGTTTTATTAGTGTTATCTGGGCTGGCCACCAGGTGGCATAAGTGGTTCAAGAAACTTGAGCTTGGCTGTAATCAAAAGCAAGATAGAACCTTTCCACATCAGCAAGATTATTCTTGTCTCCACTTCTctgaatgtttttcatttctttctgaaatagCATGAATATAGGCTGATCTTTGGTCAGTTACTGAGGGAGTTTGTAGAAAATAGTAGAATGAGTAAGAAGGCTAGAGTGAAGAGTCAGTATAGTCTTGTGTTTTTCAGTCTCTGACCCCCGCTTCAACTGAGGGTGGTTTTACCGGAGTCAGTAAAGGCCATCCCTTCTATAAAgagctggcaaaaaaaaaaaaaaatgccagcagACAAGCAGAACATTCCTAGCTTAACagccaaacaaatgaaaatcccacagaaataatTAGCCAAACTCAAGCCAGGAGACTGGTGGGTGTTATACATCTGAGATCTTGTATTCTAACGAGAGAATAACCTCTGTTGGTGAGATATCCCACAGGCCTTAGATAATACAGAAAGTGAAAAAAGGGATAAAAAAAGATAGAAGTTGGGTCTGTAGAATTAATTCattggagtttttaaaaaaggctttgGGTCTCATGAACATCTGATTTAGTGTCTAGTATTGCTGGGTTATATCGATAGACAAATTAATTTGGGTTATATGACTAAAACCTTGTTGATTCTGAATTTCTGAATTTGGATTTGTACTATTCAGCCTGATTGGGGCAGGGGTCTTTCACTTAGCTGCCGCTTGGTAGAAAGTAGTTAGGAGACTGGACCTATGGCTGTCTTCTGCTAattctgtgatcttgggcaaatcacttaatatCCCTGGCCTTTAATTTTCCTCAGCTAAGAAATGAATGTATTAGACTTCATCTCTGAGATTCCCTTCAAGTCAAAGAGCCTAGAGCTTTTGTGGATGGCACCAAGATGGGCTTATGTCTGGGGCTGCTAACTTTTAGTCCCTGATAGATCTGAGAGAGTCTCACATGCCCTGGGCTCTCATACTTCTGTTTCCTCAAGGGAATCTAAACAAAGAGCCACAAGAACAGATTTTgagactttttttcctttatggctGAACTAACTAGATGAGTGATTCAGTTCAAAAATACTTTAGTTAAAACCACTTGATTTGCTTGTTAGGACCACtatatttgtttctaatttattAAGATTTGTGGATTATGGGAACTTCCAGGGGAAGGGaagtgctctttaaaaaaaaaaaaaaaataggtactaccttctggccaggtgtggtggctcatatctataatccaggcactttgggaggctgggtcaggaggattgtttgaggccaggagctcaagaccagcatgTTTAACAcaacaggaccctgtctctaaaaaaaaatgaaaaataaaaaaattaggcaggtgtggtggtgtgcgtctgtagtcccagctgcttgggagactgaggtaggggTATTGCctaagccctggagtttgagcttgctgtgagctatgatcttaccactgcattccagactgaaTGATAGTAAgacccatcaaaaaaaaaaaaaaaaaaattcctgtgcTATAGGGTGAGCTAAGTGCTTTATACTTAAtccttataaattttttttttttttttttttgagatggagtctcgctctgttgcccaggctggagtgcagtggtgccatctccactgactgcaacctctgcctcctgggttcaagcgattctcctgtctcagcctcctgagtagctgggactatagctgcgtgccaccacacccggctaattttttgtatttttagtagagatgtggtttcattgtgttagccgggatagtctcaatctcctgacctcgtgatccacccgcctcggcatcccaaagtgctgggattacaggtatgagccaccacgcctggcaatccTTATAAAATTTATGACATCTCCATTTTACTAGTGAGGGAGCTTAGACACTTAAGGCAAACAATTTTTCCTAAGTTGGAGAACCAGTGCTTGGGGAACACTGAGGATGGAGGACTTCCAGTGTCCTGTGGTTCATGAAAATCTTCAggattaaaaaatcttttttttatttgtaggtgGTTTATAATCTAGCTCCACCACCTTACTGCCCCATTTCTGTTAGAGGCCTCGTCTTCAAAGAAATACTAAGTACCACAATTCTGGTCTCTTTGTGGTATACCAGTGAACACAGCAGACAAAATCCCTGCCTTTGTGGACCTTATATTAATTCAATCAAGTCTTTAATCCCAGGACATTTTGTTTTCCCTGGCTTTTAGGCattatttcaaagaagtttctggtaAAAAGTTGaactatttctgagaatatttgtACCAGAGCCATCAAACACTGTTTAGAGTGTATTGTTTGATGGAGTATTACATGGATTCTCAATATGTAAAACAAGCATAAGTGGGGTTACTTTGATTGAAGTGGGGATTAGGGGTCCTGAAGTTCCATGTTCTTATGACCCCCTTTCCCCAAGATTCCTGAGGAGCCCTCAAGGAACCTTTAGAATTCCTTAGAATATAGTTTGAGAAAAACCGTTAGGGTAGTAGAACGAGGGAACTAAGAATTAGAATTTTAGGATTTCGTTATGGCTGTTCtggtcactttttttctttcccttattcCTACTCATAGATTCAGTTCTCTGATTATTCAGACCATATAAATATCAGATTTCCTCAGTGTATTGCTGACAACAGATCATTTCTGGTGTTCACTAAGTAATAGCTGTCATTAATGCACACATGAGCACCTTACCTGTTTGGTTTTATCATGTGATGGTTTTGTCATGTGATAGCTTTATTCTGTAGAAGTAATTTACATCTCCGCCTTATTCTTTTCATCTTAGGGGACAGGGAAGAGAGTTTGACCAAGGCCTGTCTTTGCCTTAAAATCATTGTTTTGTTAGGATTTTATGAAGGCTTGGGGAAATGTCTATTGGGAATTCACAACTGTCTTCATAGATACCTTATTaggaaaaatgtgttttgtttgcaGGGGAGATTATTAGTGTGTCAATTTTCAGCACCATGGAGAGTTCAAACGCTCCTCATTCCTTCGGTTGGTGAATAGGACATAGCTAAACCATAGAGCTGCATGTTGTAGACCTGCCCTTTTCCAGAGCCCAGTTTGTCCAGTCTCCAGTTCTGATTGGTACAGATTGGGTGAGAGTCAAACACACCCCTGAGTGTCCCCCATCCTCCCTGGAATCTTTTAGGTCTATAAATCCCAGATTCATGCCAAGGATTTGGCTAACTTGATGGAGGTATGTGAGTAGAATCCTGCCTCCTGCTCCATTGGTAACATCAtttatattatgatatattatGATACATGAAATTTTTACCAGCCCTTAAGAAAAACTCTGTTCCCTACTCATCTTTGTTTAGAGAACCTTGAGGGGACTTAAAGTTGCTTTTTCATTCCTTGGGCCTCGTTTTCTGCCTCTGCATGAGGAAAGGCATCAATGCTCTGGCTCTTTGCCCAGTCTtgcttttgtgtttctttgatcTCATTGTTCAGAGGGTCTCAGAGAAGCCCCAAGAGCCATGCCTTTGCATGTTTAAGCTATTGATGCCTTTGAAATAACAGAGCGTCACTGTGTAAGAAGTGTATTAAAGGTCTATCTTGAACAAATTCGGGTCAATAGGTGGCAGTAGTCACCGAGTCCTGAGGCCTTGACACCCCCTAAACACAAACACGTTTGATGGCCATTATATTTAAGGAAGGATGTGAGAAAGGAGGTCACATTGAGATTAAAATGGGGAGAAAAGCAGTCCTTTTTGGTGGAATCCAGGAAATGCTGAAATGTGCTGGATTACATCTGTGGGAGTGTTGTGTGGGGTGTAGGGGAAGATTGCTGTCAGCTAGTGAAGGGCACTGATTGGAAACAGCAGAGCCTCAGGATTGGGGGAACAGATTCATTCATCTAAGATGTAGGTGCTAAGGTTTCCAGCTAGAGTAAGCATGTGTTAAATGAGGACCAGCACTGAAAGGATAGAGTGGGGTTGGAGTGAGTAGAGATACAAGTAGGGGAAGGAGGGGCAGAACTGTGTGAAGGGACCGTGGAAAGGGTGGGCTGTGAAGGGGAGGACTACGGttagagggggagggggaggctgctGCAATACTGAGCCTATCtaatgggggaggggagagggagatatTGGTGTGTGCTGCAGCTGCATTACTTCCCCTCCCCCATACTTCCCAAGAAGCCAGAGCAGTGCTGGCAAATCTGtcttcatgtatttattattattaaaaatgtgacAGATCCTTCCTCCCTGGAAGCACAACAAATACTACTGATCacatttctctctcccctccctct
It includes:
- the NGDN gene encoding neuroguidin; amino-acid sequence: MAALGVLESDLPSAVTLLKNLQEQVMAVTAQVQSLTQKVQAGAYPTEKGLSFLEVKDQLLLMYLMDLTHLILDKASGGSLQGHDAVLRLVEIRTVLEKLRPLDQKLKYQIDKLIKTAVTGSLSENDPLRFKPHPSNMMSKLSSEDEEEEEAEDGQSEASGKKSVKGVSKKYVPPRLVPVHYDETEAEREKKRLERAKRRALSSSVIRELKEQYSDAPEEIRDARHPHVTRQSQEDQHRINYEESMMVRLSVSKREKGRRKRANVMSSQLHSLTHFSDISALTGGTAHLDEDQNPIKKRKKIPQKGRKKKGFRRRR